Below is a window of Camelina sativa cultivar DH55 chromosome 11, Cs, whole genome shotgun sequence DNA.
CTTGTATTGTCAAATCTGTGTATACACACTTGAAGATAGACCATTAAGTGAAAACTGATATAAATGATTTGCTTATGAGCAGTGAGATAGATCAATTATACAAGATCTGCTGTGTTCTTGGCAAGCCGGACTGGACCACGTTCCCTGAAGCGAAAAGCATATCTCGAATTATGAGTATTAGTCACACAGAAGTAAGAGTTCTTAATGAAAAGATAAGTtgcttaatataattatttgtacGTAAATATTCACTTTGGTCTTTGAATATCTTGTGACAGTTTCCGCAGACACGTATTGCTGATCTACTCCCCAATGCTGCTCCTGAAGCTATTGATTTGATCAATGTGAGTTCTTGTTGTGTTCACTCTTTCTTACCACTCTTCAGAAAGTTATTATCTTTCGTAATCTTGATTTCGTCTATCGTATCTCTTTGTGAATCAACAGCGACTTTGTTCATGGGATCCATTGAAAAGACCAACTGCTGATCAGGCACTAAATCATCCGTTTTTCAGTGTAATTTGAATATTCCCTTGCTTCTTTTGATTCTATCTCACACACTGCCCTCCTCTCAGTACAATTGAAAATGTAATGATCTATTGTTCTGAACAGATGGCTACACAGGCTTCATATCCTCTTCATGACCTTGAGCTGAGGCTTAATAACATGGGTGAGGCTTTTTTCTTCGTTTGTGCTTCATTTGTGCTGCTTTCATGACCATAAGAATAATTTCAATTAAATTTTGTCGTATTCTTGCAGCGGCCATGCCTAATCTTGAGCTAAATCTCTGGGACTTTAACACTGAACCTGAAGAGTGTTTCCTTGGCTTGACACTGGCTGTAAAACCAAGTGCTCCCAAAGTGGGTTAGTATCATTCCTTCGTGTACACAGTGGGTTATAATATTTGACACAAATCGACGTTGAGCAAGGGTTCAAATCTTTGTTTTGCAGAAATGGTCCGCAGTGTATCTCAGGACATGAGCGAAGTAAGCTTAGACGCCAATGAACATCTCTTAAATAGCATTGTTAAACCTCTTATTGAATCTAACTGAATAAGTGGTTTACATATGCAGAATTTTCTCTTTTGCCCTGGTGTCAATAATGATCGGGAACCATCAGGTAATGAAACTTGAGCATATGATcagattttttggttattcttCTCTGAGAAAGGTTGTTGTTGAATCTCTCAGTTTTGAACATTTGCAGTTTTCTGGTCTCTGCTCTCTCCTGATAATAATGGCCTCCACGCGCCCATTGAATCATCTCCTTTATCTCTGTCGTTCAGGTCAGATTTACTTGTCTAAGTTGTCACTACGGTTCCATTGtatgtaacaaaaaaacaaaaggccTAATCAGTTTGGTTGTTGTGAGCAGTCCAATGCAGCAACACACAACAGTGGGGGGACCTCCACAGTCAACGACAGGGTTCACAATGACATCATCAATGCAACCGAATATGTTGGACCGCCCGTGGATGGCTGTGTCTGCGCCGTTTCAACAAAGTCATTACCTCTGAATCTAATTAATNNNNNNNNNNNNNNNNNNNNNNNNNNNNNNaaaaaaaaaaaaaaaaaaaaaagtaaataacacaGAGGTTTGTCAGAAACGATTTGAGGTAAAAGAAGAtagcaaaacacaaaacaaaacataacagaggaagattgttatattttttgtcaCCAATTTATTCTTCTTAAATCccctttttaatttgtaaaaattggGTTTTGGGTGATACAAATTTCCCCTCTGAGCTTTTGTgttaaaaatcataatattaaacaaataaaaaaaaaaatcgattttttttttgtcttggacTCATCATAATAGCCAAACTAATCCAATCATTTGAATCAACCAAACGAATCAATCATTTAAATCTTGATGTGGTACTTCaccataaaaatataaatatgtaatctTTGAGTTCGTTTATAATTAATGTTGGATATATCgtcttttcaatatttttagtCTTTATCTTGGCTTATCTAGAcgaaaattttaagaaatttagattcgttaatatctttttattttgatgtgaatattaattaatattcctTAAATAGTAAAGCGAACAAGTCCAACAATACGGATAGATATTgaaaaatgaatttatatattttctatcaaaACAAGATTCTGAAGTTGTAAGTCTGAGAAAAGCTCTGCAACGAAGTACAAAATAAGAACCCTTGTAGGCTAGCCATGGGTGGTGATACTATCAAAGATGGTAAATTTCTCGGATCTTTTCCTTGTTTCTAAAATTGTTTTGCATGTTTGATTTAACTGAAAAGATaaagggaatttttttttttttaaagatgttGTAGAGGAAGGATcttcaagatcatcatcatctccttgttcttgttgtttgagGTATTagtattactattttattatcaCTATTTTTATTGAGGATGATCATAATCAAGAAAGTGATG
It encodes the following:
- the LOC104723901 gene encoding serine/threonine-protein kinase MHK, producing the protein MERYKILEELGDGTCGSVYKAVNLETYEVVAVKKMKRKFYYWEECVNLREVKALRKLNHPHIIKLKEIVREHNELFFIFECMDHNLYHIMKERERNFSEGEIRSFMSQMLQGLAHMHKNGYFHRDLKPENLLVTNNILKIADFGLAREVASMPPYTEYVSTRWYRAPEVLLQSSSYTPAVDMWAVGAILAELYALSPLFPGESEIDQLYKICCVLGKPDWTTFPEAKSISRIMSISHTEFPQTRIADLLPNAAPEAIDLINRLCSWDPLKRPTADQALNHPFFSMATQASYPLHDLELRLNNMAAMPNLELNLWDFNTEPEECFLGLTLAVKPSAPKVEMVRSVSQDMSENFLFCPGVNNDREPSVFWSLLSPDNNGLHAPIESSPLSLSFSPMQQHTTVGGPPQSTTGFTMTSSMQPNMLDRPWMAVSAPFQQSHYL